The Diceros bicornis minor isolate mBicDic1 chromosome 19, mDicBic1.mat.cur, whole genome shotgun sequence genome contains the following window.
ttgtacttctgactgactggctataaatcagaggttcccatgaccccctcttcAGTTGCGATTAGTTTTCTAGCGCAGCTTACTGAACTCAAGAAAAcctgtttactcactagattaccgaTTTGTTACAAATGACATTAAAGAATACAAAGTCACAGCCAGATGAAAAGATACATCGGGGGAGGTCctgaacaaaggagcttctgtcctcgtgGAGCTTGGGGCCTGGCACAGTGACGCGTGGAAGCACTCTGTTTCCTCAGTGTGAAAGCTCTCCATAAAAAGAGGCCACCAaactgtccttttgggtttttatggagacttcattACACAGTCGTGATTGGctaagtcattggccattggcaactGACTCAACCTCAAGCatcccccctccccagaggtcaggtgGAGGGACTGAAATTTCCAATGCTCTGGTCACTTGGCTGGTTCTCCTGGCAGCCAGCCCCCATCCTTGGGAGGGGTCCCAAAGTCACCTTCATTAACATAAACAAGACGGTTTTATCTCTATGGCCTTGAGGGGTTTTCAGTAACTGAGGACAAGAAACTGAATACTCTAACAGAGAATGCTCCCACCGCTCTTATTGCTCTGGAAATGCCAAGGgatttgggagctgtgagccaggagctgtggatgaagaccaaatatatgtgAGAAACACAtgttggtcatctgaatgaccaaatatatatatttcttacaaatcgcaataaagattttaaagcagtcatcataaaaatgctgcaatgagcaaTTATTAACATGctttgaacaaatgaacaaataggaAGTCTAAGCAAAGATGTAAAAAATCTcaccaaagaaatagaagatataaagaagaaacaaatgtaaattttagaattgaaaaatacaataactaaaataaaaaattcagtggaTGGACTCACCATGGATGGAGGGAGAACTGGAAGAGAAAACAATAGAAACTACTCATCTGAACAACAGAAAGTCAACTAAATATATGAATAGAGCCTCAGAGATTTGTGAGACTATTACGAAAGATCTAACACGCTgaagttccagaaggagaggagagagacgggctgaaaaactatttgaagaaataatggctgagaagtccccaaatttggcaaaagacataaacataCAGATTCAAGAAACAGAGTGAATCCTAAACAGGGTAACCCCAAAAAaatccacacaaagacacatcagagtcaaacttctgaaaattaaagacaaagaagaaaaacatgaaagagaaaagacaccTTACCTTTAGGGGAAAAAACCTCCAACAGTTTGAATGACAGCAGATCTGTCATCAAAAACTATGGAGGCCAGAAGTAGCACAACATTTTTAAggtcatgaaggaaaaaaaaatctgtcaactcAGAATCCTATATCCATAGAAAATATCCCTcagggggctggcctgctggtatagtggttgggttcatgcactccactttggcagcccatggTTCgtgggctcggatcctgggcatgggcctatgctctgctcatcaagccatgctgtggtggcatcccacatacaaagtggaggaggaggagcacagatgttagctcagggctaatcttcctcagcaaaaagaggattggcaaaatggatgttggctcagagccagtctttctcaccccccaccccccaaaaaaaatatcccttaggaatgaaggggaaatcaagccattctcagatgaagggaaACCAAGAGAATTTGCACCAGAagacctaccctaaaagaatAGTTAAAAGAATTTCTCTAAatagaaaggaaattataaaagaagaaattttagaacatcagaaaagaagaacataaaaagcaaaaatatgggtaaatacaataggctttctttctcttgagttttctaaattatgtttcatggttaaagcaaaaattatatcgTTGTCTGATGTGGTTTTCAATGTaagtagaagaaatatttaagacatttgtaaatgaggaatgataaaaagatgtaaaaggaGATAAACATTTTACATTTCATTCAAACTGGTAAAATATTGACACCAATAGACTGCtaagttatgtatatataatataatatctagagcaaccactaaaaaggcTATGCAAAGAGACACACTCAAAAACAGTATAGATACATAAAAATGGAATTCTTTAAAGAATGTTCAAGTAACTCACAGGAAggaagagtaaaagaaaaaaacagaaacaaaaagcagACAGAACAGAGGACAAAAAGTTAAATGACACTTAAGCCCTAACAtatcattatttacaataaatgGTATGTGCAAACTACaagtaaatggtctaaataagccaattaaagacagagattggtagaatggattaaaaaaaacacgacccaactatatgctgtctacaagaaacttacttcaaatataatgatatggGTAGGCTGAAAGTAAAAGCATAAAAAAAGTTATATTatacaaacattaatcaaaaaaaagtaaaagaggctatactaatatcaggtAAAGTAGATCTCAGAGCAAATAAAATTACCTGCAATAGAGAGGGACATTATATAGTGATAcatccactctggaaaatagattggctgtttcttaaaaaaactctaaaatataCTTTACCATGTAAtgcagcaatttcactcctgggcatttaACCCAGCGAAATGGAAACTTATgtccaaacaaaaacttgtacatgattgTTCataaagctttatttgtaatagcccaaaacttgAAAACAACAAACATATCCTAAAATAGGTAAATAGTTAAGAAAACTGTGGTACTGCGATAGACCATAGAATCCTACACAGTaattaaaaggaacaaactactgatacatgaaacaacttggatggatcctAAGGGCATTATGACCAATCTCAAAGGTCActtgctgtatgattccattcatataacaTTCTCAAATTGGCacaattatagagatggagaataaattagtggttgccaggagtttgaGATGGTGGAGGAAAGGATGATGTGACTGTGAAGGGGTAGTAAAGAATATCTTTGTGGTGATGGGATAGTTCGTGGTGGGATTGTGGTGGTAGTCacatgaatctacacatgtgACAAAATGACACACATGCACATTGTACCAGGGTCAATTTTCTGGTTGTGATAGTTTTCTATAATTACATAAGATATAACAAGGGGGGAGGAAACTAGATGAAGGGTACAAGAGAtctctctgtactgtctttgtaacttcctgtgaatctacaattatttcaagataaaaaaaaatttaaaacccccTTGGGCTGAGAAATCCAAAAGACCAATGGGCACAAATGTTCTATCTTCCCTTTAGTCTCCCCCAGGATAATAACCCCTGCCTGCAAAGTAGCCAAAGTGCCAGAAGAGAATTGATCACTATTAAACTGCCATTGCTGCTGCCAGTATTCTTACTAACTGTTAACATTTATTTGAATATCTGCTTTGTGTTAGGCACTGTGTTGAGCAATTTACATGCATTATCGTTATTAATCTTTATAACTACCCCAAGGAATAGGTACTGTTATTCTcagttaaagatgaggaaattgtagGTTAGCATTTTCCCAGATAGTTGGCAGAGGGGAATCCCACCTGGGTCCCACCTGAAACAGGGTCTTGTGCACTCCAGAGCTTTGGTAGGGAGAGTAGGAGGTGAAAAAAATTGTTCTTTCCAAGCTCCCAGCTATCTTCAACTTGTAGAGACTTTGTGTGGCTACCATGCATATCAGTTCACAATTCATATGTGCAAGGAGTATCCTGTTGGCACTCTGTATGTATCCTGTGCCTCTTATCCTTCTGTGCACACCAGCTGGAGTTTCAAATGCCAGCACCTGTGCCCTTTTTCCTCTGCTTGCTTGCTCTGCCCTCGAGCCACCCCAGAACAGAGGTTACAGGGAACTAAAACCCCCAGGAGCTGCCCCGCTGCCAATCACTGACTGGAGCTATTGGATAAACACCCTAGCCCCCTCTCCCTTCAGTTAGGTAaatgccgtgtgtgtgtgtgtgtgtgtgtgtgtgtgtgtctgcgcgcgcgtgcgtgtgtgttCCACAGCGTCCCTAGAATTTCCCAGTGGTATTAAACCCCAAGGCTTTTGCCTGAGCTCTTGAGGACAAGATCTTCCTCTCTCCTACTGGATGTGAATGAGGACAGGTGACCCAGTGAGCTGCTGGCAGCCCTCTTGAGACCACACTGAGGAAGTGGAGTGGAGAGATGAGCCTGGTGACATTGTCTAAAATTCTGAATCAAGCTGTTGTGTGTGAGATGCTTAATCCTCACTGCTACTGTGCCATCCGTGAAAAGGGAGCCCCTTTAACATAGTATTCCCAGTTTCTCTCTGTCCTCAATCATTCCTCTCCTGGAGGAGTTAATCTGATTGGTCTATTTGGGGAGAATAAACGGGGTATTGTAGCCCAGGCCATCCCATAGGATTCCTCTCCTGGAGGAGTTAATCTGATTGGTCTATTTGGGGAGAATAAACGGGGTATTGTAGCCCAGGCCATCCCATAGGAGGCACAGATTTTCCTAGGTAACTCCAGGAAAGGAATCCCTCTGTGAAAACACCTGCTCTGGTCCAATGTTGCTGATGCTGGGGTGTAAGTCTAATTCTCGAGTTTGGTATTAGAAAGTACACTTGTCAGCAAAAATAAGGCACATCTCTCAACCTAGTCCTTATCAGTAACACAGGCCCTTGTCTTTTTTAACTGCTTATATTATTACTCCATGTTTTGCACTTTAGACAAGGAAGGGGTTACTCTTCATTGGACCCCCTCAGAGATGCCACCATAGGCCATAATTTCAAATATCTCTTGGCTGTTCAAGTAAGTAACTCAGagcttcttccctcctccttcttctcatcttctccttcttgttttaaaatctaaAGAATCCTACTTGATATAAGGATGGGGTTGAAGTTTTGCTATCATGCAAGTATAGGCTATAAGGCCAGGAAACATTCATGTCACCTCATTTGTATCCCAAAACTGCCCTGGCCCAGAGGACCTTCGGATTATATTATTATGAGCTGAagaatttggaaaaaagaaaagtggaatCATTCACACTAAGAGCATTAAGAGGATAGgttgacaaacatttattttctatagTGATAATTACTGCTTATTGCAGGATACTTTCACATATAGTGACTGCAGGTGTATGCTCCAGGACACCTAGCCATTGGTGCAGTTTTTGTTCAGAATTTTGTACTTTTCAAACCAGGGAACAACAAACACTGAGTAGAAGCACTCAAtttgctaaaaaacaaaaagaaaaacaatatttaaacGAGATCATGCAAGGTAAAAATTTAAGAGGGGAAAGGAGGATATAAGACATGTGGATAGGGAAGATGACACCACTTCACCATGCCTCCAATCCAGATATGGTttgatctttatttctatttccatCATTTGTTATTATTAGGGCTGAGATCATCCCAGAAAATGTCCTTCTGTTTGTGATTAGAATTGGAGACTAGAAATAAAGTTTCTACCCTACCCACATTCACTATGGGAACTAgtgattctttttcctcttcatttacTTCACACTTTTCCTTACTTGGCCTCTACtggctccatccatccatccatccatccatccatccatccatccacccaccctcccaccctctcATCCATCTCCATTGCATCCTTCTTTCCATCCATCTATCCCTCCTTCCTTTCACCTTCTTTTTACCCAATGGAtcaatcttttcttccttccatccttccttcattTGTCCATCTATCCACCTACCCATTCATCCACGCACCCTCTCATCCATCTCcatcatctttccttccttcctttgtccaTCCATCATATCCTCTCTCTCATTCCCTGTCCTCATTCTCTCCcaagttttcctttttatttttcatctccctcttctcccgtaatgagaaatcaataaacatattttgcatattattAATTATCATTTCTTATTGTAATGTTGTTTTCCTGCTCTTCATTTGAAAGCCAAGGgtggggtggtggggtggggtgggaggtttaaacatttacatttctcctaaaatagaaataagaatacTAACTCTACCAATTCAATCTCACACATCAATAagatcctctattttttttttcttgaggaagcattgccctgagctatcatctgttgccaatcttcctccttttgtatgtgagccactgccacagcatggccaccgacagacaagtggtgtaggtctgtgcctgtgaactGAATcggggctactgaagcagagtgctccgaacttaaccactaggccactggggctggcccaagattttttttactatttttattttatttatttatttatttaattctatttttactttaCTGTTATCTTCAGTTATTCTTTTCACAGATTTCATCATCTCCCCCAGGGAAGAACCAAAAAAGCCTACCTTGCTAGCTTTTGAAGAATTACTGCGTAAAAAGTGAAGAGAGATCCCATGGATGGACACGTTTCTGTGTTGAGAATATCCAGGCCTTATAACTAGGGTGACTATATAATTTATGAACCAAGATACTTTGTAAGCAAACAGGGATGCTACTAATGATTACACTAAAAAGCTAGGCATAAATCTGGACTATTCCAGGCGAGGTGGGACGTATGATCATCCTCACTTTAATTCATTTGGGTAAAGAGAAGTGACTTGCAGGGCCTGTAGGATTTGAGACCTTCAAGGCCCCTGTGCACGTGGGCCCACCCTATGACACTGCAGTGATGATGGTCTGGCCAGCCTCCCTCGGTTGTGACAATACTGGATGGGGATGAAGCATGAGGGGACCAAGCCACTGTTGGGGGTGGTGGCTCCTCAGCAGATCACACACATGCAGATTTGTCCCCTCTCCCCCCCGACCCACTCCTACTACCAATTGAACTATTTCTGAACTCATTTTCTCGTCTCCTTCTCCTCTTTGCCCAAACACTGCTGTAGGAAAGGAACAGAGGCTGGTAGCCTAGTGATTGCACGTTCTCGTCAGGACGATGTTCAGATATTCAGCTGGGTACACCAGCAAGGTCCCACTGGCTGCTAAAATAGTATTCATAATTAACTACTTCATTTGGCTCCAGAGTGTCCCCCTGCAGCTCAGCCACTtggctcctccctctctctggacACCTCCAACCTCCTCACAATTTTTTCAGCAACAAAGGAGCAGTCCCTGCCAGGCAGGAGCTGGTCAGTGTCACCTTCACTTTCTCACTTTGAGAAAGGAGGTGTTATCCATGCGTTCTTTTCAAGAAAGCTTGAATATATCCCCAATAATTCTACCCCCCCATCTTAAAACCATGGAAAACCCCATTGAAAAATGAGTTCTTTCTGAGTGAACGTGCCTTCACCCAGTACCTTGTAAAGCTCCCCTTCCTGTAAGGTGCAGTTTTCAGTCTCCAGCTTTTGGCAGGTGGTCCGCCGCATCTCCAAGTTCACGTGATACTCCATATGGTCAGTAACCTGTGGGAAGCAGGTGGCAAGGAGATAAAAGGACTTTATCTCCCTAGTCTGTATCTTCGGGTGGTGGGAAATCCTTTATGTGGTGCCTAAGGTCGAGGACCCCGTCCTGGACAGATTGGTgagctcctctctccccttcctatCTGGCTCCCATGCCTCCTTGTGTCCTTCGAGGAGAATTCACCAGAAACCACTTGGTGGGTAAAGTTGCCCCTGGATAATCCAAATGATGCTAATTATTTTTGGGCAAGGATCTGTAAATTTTGTCTGCAAGGGGCCAGATAGTAaagtactcaactctgccactgtagcacTGAAAGCAGCCCTAGATGACGTGAACACACGCGATGCAGCTGGGTGCCCATAAAACTACTTACAACAGTAGGCAGCAGGCAGATTTGGCTCTTGGAGTGTAATGTGCTGACCTCTGGTCCTGGCTATCACTTAAGTGACAACTTCATCCACCCAgtgaatttacatttttcttaaaatgcCCACTTCACACTAAATGAGGCTGAATTTCACTTGAGTGGACTTCCCCCGAACTCCCGCAGTACCCTGGCCTAGGGGCGtggtgaggagagaggagaggaaccACGCTGACCCGCTTCTGGACCTTCAGGACTCGCACAATCCGGAAACTGTACTTGTCGTCACTCTCCTTGTTGAACTCGTTGGTCACAAACCGCATGGTGGCTATCACGTAGGGTTCTGACACAGGCACTTCTTGGACACTCATAAAGGTTTTCCTCCTTGTTTGGAAGGTGAAGGCCACCAAGGCTGCCAGAATAGCCAGCAGGAGCCGTGGGGCCTGCCAGGATCCGGCCATCATCCCTCAACTGGGGGGGAATAGGAAGAGCTCCCTCCCAGGCAGGCTGGAGGCTGGTTGGTTCCCACCGACCCCATCCAGCCTGGCAGGATTTAAGCCAGACTGTGGTGGACGCCCAcagctctcctcccctccctcttcctctgcagCTGGACTTGGTGGGAGAGCAGGGGAGACTTTGCAACGGTCGGCAAGCCCACTCCCACTTGCTCTCATTCTTCTCGCATAGGTTTGTGTCTCACACACATATACTCATGCAAACACCCATCTCTTCTCTTTTGGGGGGCTGCTCTCTCAGCAACACACGCCTCCTGCTGCCCTAGCAGTATCTGGGTGGAAGCCAGGCCAGGGGCCTCTGCCACTGAGCTCACCTCTGCCAGGGCCGTGGGAGGTCTGGAGCAACAGGAAGCGACGGAGACACAGGGGATGCTGGATCCCAGGGCAGTGGAGCATGAACAAGTAAGCCGGGCAAACACCATATCCTTCCTGTCTTCTTGACCTTCCCTCTGATTCTTCCTGTCATCCCCTCCCACTTCCTTGGCTGGCCGGAATACATGCTCTCCCTCAAGCCCAAACCTtggcctccttctcctccttgttAACAGTTCTTAACCTTGGGTGGTGCATGGTCCCTCTCGGAGAAGCCGACGCCCTGCAGAAAATAGAGGCTGTGCCGCATGTGGGGAGCAGGCTCCACTTGTGGGTGTAGTCATGCTCtggttttattttcactttccaCTGTCCCTTTGGATGGATTAGCCATGCTCTTTGTCCCCTGCAACCTTTTGTGGCACTCTCAGACAATACACACAGCCTCAATCCAGTAGTTAAGTTGTCGGTCTCTCCGGATGGTCAGAGCTTTGAACGTGGTCTGAAGCTGTTCTTCTCCCTCCTGGAGGCCTGCATGTGGCAAGGAGGAGGGagtgcttctctttctttccccccATCTACTCCACCTCCCCCTTCTCACCAAGCACAGGTCTTAGGACCTTTCTAGTGCTGGGACTAGGGgaagaggctggggtggggggactgGAAAGTTCCTACTTGGCTCCAGCTGCAGTGCTCCTGGACTTGGTGGAATTTTAAAGCTACCTGTTCTGCGGGTCCCTTCCTGGCTGCCCCCCAGCCTCTGctgctgggaacctctcctctgCAGCTCTCTGGCAGCTGTGTTAGATTCCTATGGCTGCTGCAACAAGGTACCACCAACAGGGGTAAAACAACAAGAATGaactatctcacagttctggagatctgaagtcctaaaatcaaggtgttggcagggctgccttccttctggagactctagggaAGATcccctttccttgccttttccagcctctgGAGGCTGCCTGTGTTGCTCAGCCCATGCCCCTTCCTCCATCGTCAAAGCCAGCAGTGCAGCATCTTGCAGCCTCTCCCTGACTCTcacaaggacccttgtgattacgtcCAACCCACTCAGACAACTGAGgacaatctctccatctcaaaatccttaacttagtcACATCTGAAAAGTCCCCTTTTTCCTTTACGGCAGcctattcacaggttccaggggttaGGACAGGGACATCTTTGGGACATTATTCTCCTGGCCATAACAGCACAGTGTCTCTCTCCTGCGGCTGCCTGTTTGCTCTCTCCTCAGCCCTGGGCATCCTCTGGTTTCCTTTGGCTGAGGGTGGAATGCTCTTGGCGTCGCTCCCACCTCAGCAGTCTCTTTCGGTGGCCTGGCTGGGGAGCAGTGAGTTGGTCGCTGCTCACAGTTTTGGCGAGGGTCAGACACAAGACCACCTCACTGAAAGCTTCCCCTCTGCTCTCCAACTCCTGaccatttcattttctcacaCTGGTAAGTTATTTATGTGTCTTCACCTACTACGAGaaattttgcattcttttctgGCACATCTCTTTGAAGTCTGTCTCAATCAAAAATCCCATTTTAGTGTTCGgtaacatttatataaaatgttgcATATAACTTTAGGGGGTTATAGATCCCTAAATCACACCCCCTGGCATGGGCCCTGAATTAAGAACCCCTTTTCTACTCTCAAAGCTACTAAGAATTTGGCTATGTTCAATGCTTCCATGGAGGTCCTTCCATATATTTGCCTTTATTCCACATCCCTATTTTGAGGTCTGATCCTATATTTCTACCCGGTTTCTgcaaatttctttgaaaatccCATTGTGAACTGAAACTCCTCAAACCAAGCATCAGCTCATTGTCTTCACTCCCCTAGGCTGCCACTCCAGGGTTCCCATTCTGTGTCTTGGAAGCCACAAAGTCAGTCACCAAGGTCCACCCAATCCTCATTCATTGTTTCTGTTTCACCTCCTGCATGGATCCTTCATGGGTGACATGGACCATTGGGTTTATTGCTAAGAGACATGCATCTGTGGGTGTACCCTCTAGCATATTTATCTTATAAAAAAATCTGTTCTTCCTGGCAGCAGGCTTTCCACATCCCACTGACAGTTGGTTTAGATGCTGAGATTGAAAGCAGAAGGGATGGTAATTGCCAGCTGTCAGAAAGGCTTCCTGCTCAACCTTGGACAGAACACTTAGCCTCAAGTTTACATGGATTTGCCTAATGTGCTTGTGGCCACGGGCTTGGACTTGCTCTGCTGGAAGATGTTATCTGATCACCAAACTGTTATCTCAGATTGATGGACACGCTGAGGAAGTTTGACTGGCGGTTTCTAAAACTCCTCACGCACTCTGCAACTCCAGAGATTTTGTAAGTTCTCTGGCTGCAATCCATGAATGTTCCTGCCCTGCTAACGTCTCTTCATGGTTCCCTGTAGTTCAGGTGGATACATCTCCTCACCAGTTGATTCATCCTCATGTCCCATAAACATGGCCTCTCCAGCCA
Protein-coding sequences here:
- the CST11 gene encoding cystatin-11 isoform X1, whose amino-acid sequence is MMAGSWQAPRLLLAILAALVAFTFQTRRKTFMSVQEVPVSEPYVIATMRFVTNEFNKESDDKYSFRIVRVLKVQKRVTDHMEYHVNLEMRRTTCQKLETENCTLQEGELYKQIECFYSVFVVPWFEKYKILNKNCTNG
- the CST11 gene encoding cystatin-11 isoform X2, whose product is MMAGSWQAPRLLLAILAALVAFTFQTRRKTFMSVQEVPVSEPYVIATMRFVTNEFNKESDDKYSFRIVRVLKVQKRQIECFYSVFVVPWFEKYKILNKNCTNG